In a single window of the Nodularia spumigena CCY9414 genome:
- a CDS encoding type II toxin-antitoxin system VapC family toxin: MTRYLLDTNVVMRFCNPNDVHHDLATNAISCLLTQEDECYITAQVLVEFWVVATRPVEVNGLGWTVEQTRSTIDQLLDRFQLLEESAQIFPTWLSVVTTNKVMGLGTD, encoded by the coding sequence ATGACGAGATATCTGCTTGATACCAATGTTGTTATGCGTTTTTGCAACCCGAATGATGTGCATCATGACCTGGCAACAAATGCAATATCTTGTTTGCTGACACAGGAAGACGAATGCTATATTACAGCGCAAGTGCTTGTTGAGTTTTGGGTTGTTGCTACACGACCAGTTGAAGTGAATGGTTTGGGCTGGACTGTAGAACAAACGAGAAGCACAATAGACCAACTTCTTGATCGTTTCCAATTACTAGAGGAATCCGCGCAGATTTTTCCAACTTGGTTAAGTGTGGTGACTACTAACAAAGTCATGGGGTTGGGAACTGATTAG
- a CDS encoding transposase — protein MGVDLGVKNLATLSTGEIIEGAKSYKKYESKLSRLQWLNRNKVINSNNWRKAQLKIAKLHLKIA, from the coding sequence GTGGGAGTAGACTTAGGTGTAAAAAATTTAGCTACTCTATCAACAGGTGAAATTATAGAAGGTGCAAAGTCTTACAAAAAATATGAATCTAAATTAAGCAGGTTGCAATGGTTAAACAGAAATAAAGTTATCAATTCAAACAATTGGAGAAAAGCACAACTAAAAATTGCTAAATTGCATCTGAAGATTGCC
- a CDS encoding helix-turn-helix domain-containing protein produces the protein MLFGFKTELKINNHQRTQLLQHCGVARHAWNWGLALTKQILEHNKLNPNSKIKFPTAIDLHKWLVALVKSRKSLVLRMFKISTTRSSTRL, from the coding sequence TTGCTGTTCGGCTTTAAAACTGAGTTAAAAATCAATAACCATCAGCGTACCCAACTACTTCAACATTGTGGTGTTGCTCGTCATGCTTGGAATTGGGGATTAGCTCTTACCAAACAGATATTAGAGCACAATAAGTTAAATCCTAATTCCAAAATAAAATTTCCTACTGCTATTGATTTACATAAATGGTTAGTAGCATTAGTAAAAAGTAGAAAATCCCTGGTATTACGAATGTTCAAAATCAGCACCACAAGAAGCTCTACGAGACTTTAA
- a CDS encoding IS607 family transposase yields MSKLSISEAAKLKGVSVSTLRRWETEGKLIPERTASGHRRYDLAQLLGIKPDLSYTIGYCRVSSHDQKEDLERQKQVVELFCAQNGWQFEIIEDLGSGLNYSKKGLKRLIRLIVDSKLERLVLTHKDRLLRFGSELIFSLCEHFGTEIVIINRTEDSTFEEDLAQDVLEIITVFSARLYGSRSHKNKKIIEELKEVAVRL; encoded by the coding sequence ATGAGTAAGTTATCTATATCTGAAGCAGCAAAGTTAAAAGGTGTAAGTGTTTCCACACTCAGAAGATGGGAAACAGAAGGTAAATTAATTCCCGAAAGAACAGCTAGTGGTCATAGAAGATATGATTTAGCTCAATTGTTAGGAATCAAGCCTGATTTATCTTACACCATTGGTTACTGTCGAGTTTCTAGCCATGACCAAAAAGAAGACCTAGAAAGACAAAAGCAAGTTGTTGAATTATTTTGCGCTCAAAATGGTTGGCAATTTGAAATTATAGAAGACTTAGGTTCAGGCTTAAACTACAGCAAAAAAGGATTAAAGAGATTAATCCGATTAATTGTTGATAGTAAACTTGAACGTCTTGTTTTAACCCATAAAGATAGACTATTGAGATTTGGTAGTGAATTAATTTTTAGTTTGTGTGAACATTTTGGAACAGAAATAGTAATTATCAATAGAACTGAAGACTCAACTTTTGAAGAAGACTTAGCTCAAGATGTTTTAGAAATAATTACAGTTTTTAGTGCCAGACTGTATGGATCTAGAAGTCACAAAAACAAGAAAATTATAGAGGAGTTGAAAGAAGTTGCTGTTCGGCTTTAA